A window of the Microtus pennsylvanicus isolate mMicPen1 chromosome 4, mMicPen1.hap1, whole genome shotgun sequence genome harbors these coding sequences:
- the Tmem14c gene encoding transmembrane protein 14C has product MQKDSGPLVPLHYLGFGYAALVATGGIIGYAKAGSVPSLAAGLFFGGLAGLGAYQLSQDPRNVWVFLATSGTLAGIMGMRFYNSGKFMPAGLIAGASLLMVAKLGISVLGSHP; this is encoded by the exons ATGCAGAAGGACAGTGGCCCACT GGTGCCTTTACATTATCTTGGCTTCGGCTATGCAGCCCTGGTTGCCACTGGTGGGATTATTGGCTATGCAAAAGCAG GCAGTGTGCCGTCCCTGGCTGCCGGACTCTTCTTCGGGGGCCTCGCAGGCCTTGGTGCTTACCAGCTGTCCCAGGATCCCAGGAATGTGTGGGTTTTCCTAG CTACATCCGGGACCTTGGCTGGCATTATGGGGATGAGGTTCTACAACTCCGGGAAATTCATGCCTGCAGGTCTAATCGCAGGTGCCAG TTTGCTGATGGTTGCCAAGCTTGGAATCAGTGTGTTGGGTTCTCATCCGTAG
- the Pak1ip1 gene encoding p21-activated protein kinase-interacting protein 1, translated as MELVAGSYEQVLFGFRVHREPATSGDRETWTPVADFTHHAHTASLSAVAANNRFVVTGSKDETIHIYDLKKKIEHGALLHHSGTVTCLKFYGTRHLISGAEDGLICVWDAKKWECLKSIKAHKGHVTFLSIHPSGKLALSVGTDKTLRTWNLVEGRSAFIKNIKQNAHIVEWSPSGEKYIVVVLNKVDVYQLDTASVSGTITNGKRISSVTFLSDSVLAVAGDEEVVRFFDCDSLECLCEFKAHENRVKDILSFEIPGHHVLVTASNDGFIKMWTLKQDKKDPPSLLCEVDTGARLTCLGVWLDRAADGKGSLLPATEPCPVNKEPKKIKKESGDKNQEEETSGPNLKKSGLTGDSKKPTKGNSPLSAKKRKRTDVLEKKRKKKI; from the exons ATGGAGCTGGTCGCTGGCAGCTACGAGCAGGTCCTGTTTGGGTTCAGAGTGCACCGCGAGCCCGCGACGAGTGGCGACCGAGAG ACATGGACTCCTGTGGCTGACTTCACTCACCATGCCCACACTGCCTCCTTGTCGGCAGTGGCAGCCAACAATCGCTTTGTGGTCACCGGGAGCAAAGATGAAACAATTCACATCTATGActtgaaaaaaaagatagagcATGGGGCTCTGCTGCACCACAGTG GCACTGTAACTTGCCTAAAATTCTATGGCACTCGACACTTAATTAGTGGTGCAGAAGACGGACTCATCTGTGTCTGGGACGCAAAGAAATGGGAATGCCTGAAGTCCATTAAAGCTCACAA AGGACATGTGACTTTCCTTTCTATCCACCCGTCCGGCAAGTTGGCCCTGTCTGTTGGTACTGATAAGACATTAAG AACATGGAATCTTGTAGAGGGAAGATCTGctttcataaaaaatataaaacaaa ATGCTCACATAGTGGAGTGGTCCCCAAGTGGAGAGAAGTACATAGTAGTTGTACTGAATAAAGTGGATGTCTATCAGCTGGACACAGCGTCCGTGAGTGGCACCATCACAAATGGAAAGAGAATCTCGTCGGTCACGTTTCTTTCA gacTCTGTCCTTGCAGTAGCTGGAGATGAAGAAGTTGTAAGGTTTTTTGATTGTGATTCCTTAGAGTGCCTCTGTGAATTTAAAGCTCATGAAAAcag GGTAAAAGACATACTCAGTTTTGAAATTCCAGGACACCATGTTCTTGTCACAGCATCAAATGATGGTTTCATCAAAATGTGGACGCTTAAGCAGGATAAG AAAGATCCCCCATCTTTGCTGTGTGAGGTGGACACTGGTGCCAGGCTGACGTGTCTTGGAGTGTGGTTAGACAGAGCGGCAGATGGAAAAGGGAGTCTTCTTCCAGCAACAGAGCCTTGCCCTG TAAATAAAGAACCCAAAAAGATCAAAAAGGAATCTGGTGATAAGAATCAGGAAGAAGAAACATCAGGACCGAACTTAAAGAAGTCTGGTTTAACCGGTGACAGCAAGAAGCCAACAAAAGGAAATAGCCCATTGTCAgccaagaagaggaaaaggacagACGTgttggaaaagaagagaaaaaagaaaatataa
- the C4H6orf52 gene encoding LOW QUALITY PROTEIN: putative uncharacterized protein C6orf52 homolog (The sequence of the model RefSeq protein was modified relative to this genomic sequence to represent the inferred CDS: substituted 1 base at 1 genomic stop codon): APFRRLCLQQLSAFSKVTWSFYVKLEARSRREKLRSHYSLSYHEDNSDEQPHSFYHLPCXGSDSTWKGNGPSPLPVYENPEPLAGPWATPEETPAPAGNEEEELLADPDLHLNIEESNKEFMAESEELYDSLMSYHWQPLDTILFNIPSEPHSPPPPPM; the protein is encoded by the exons GCACCGTTTAGGCGCCTGTGTCTGCAGCAACTGAGTGCCTTCTCGAAGGTCACGTGGTCCTTCTACGTGAAGCTGGAGGCAAGAAGCCGCAG GGAGAAGCTGAGGTCCCATTACAGCCTCAGTTACCACGAAGACAACAGTGATGAACAGCCACACAGCTTTTACCATCTTCCCTGCTAGGGCAGTGACTCCACATGGAAGGGAAACGGACCCAGCCCTCTGCCTGTGTATGAGAATCCGGAACCCCTAGCTGGGCCTTGGGCCACTCCAGAG GAAACCCCAGCCCCAGCtggaaatgaagaggaagaacTTCTAGCAG ACCCAGACCTTCATTTGAATATTGAAGAATCAAACAAGGAGTTCATGGCAGAAAGCGAAGAACTGTATGACTCCCTCATGAGCTATCACTGGCAACCTCTGGACACCATCCTGTTTAACATCCCCAGTGagccccactccccccccccccccccaatgtga